A stretch of Microbacterium sp. 4R-513 DNA encodes these proteins:
- the rfbB gene encoding dTDP-glucose 4,6-dehydratase, whose translation MRRLLVTGGAGFIGSNFVHHVIEHTDDHVTVLDKLTYAGNRASLDGLPSDRLTFVEGDIADAALVDDLFSRADAVVHYAAESHNDNSLHDPRPFLDTNIVGTYTLLEAARKHGTRLHHISTDEVYGDLELDDPARFTESTPYNPSSPYSSTKAGSDLLVRAWVRSFGVRATISNCSNNYGPYQHVEKFIPRQITNVIRGIRPKLYGAGENVRDWIHADDHSSAVLTILDKGELGETYLIGADGEKNNKEVVELILELMDQPRDAYDHVADRAGHDLRYAIDSTKLRRELGWTPSYGDFESGLAATIEWYRDHEQWWAPAKDGVEAFYASKGQ comes from the coding sequence ATGCGCAGACTCCTCGTAACCGGAGGCGCCGGCTTCATCGGCTCCAACTTCGTGCACCACGTCATCGAGCACACCGACGATCACGTGACGGTCCTCGACAAGCTCACTTACGCAGGCAACCGCGCATCGCTGGACGGGCTGCCTTCCGACCGGCTCACGTTCGTAGAGGGCGACATCGCCGACGCGGCTCTCGTCGATGACCTGTTCTCCCGAGCGGATGCCGTCGTGCACTACGCAGCCGAATCGCACAACGACAACTCGCTGCACGACCCCCGTCCGTTCCTCGACACCAACATCGTCGGCACGTACACCCTTCTCGAAGCCGCCCGCAAGCACGGCACCCGCCTGCACCACATCTCCACGGACGAGGTCTACGGCGACCTCGAACTCGACGACCCCGCCCGCTTCACCGAGTCGACGCCGTACAACCCGTCGAGCCCGTACTCCTCGACGAAGGCCGGCAGCGATCTGCTCGTGCGCGCCTGGGTGCGATCCTTCGGCGTGCGGGCGACGATCTCGAACTGCTCGAACAACTACGGGCCCTATCAGCACGTCGAGAAATTCATCCCGCGTCAGATCACGAACGTCATCCGCGGCATCCGTCCGAAGCTCTACGGAGCCGGAGAGAACGTCCGCGACTGGATCCACGCCGACGACCACTCCTCGGCGGTCCTCACGATCCTCGACAAGGGCGAGCTGGGCGAGACCTACCTCATCGGCGCCGATGGCGAGAAGAACAACAAGGAGGTCGTGGAGCTCATCCTCGAGCTGATGGATCAGCCGAGGGACGCCTACGACCACGTCGCCGATCGGGCCGGCCACGATCTCAGGTACGCGATCGACTCCACCAAGCTCCGCCGGGAACTGGGCTGGACGCCGTCGTACGGCGATTTCGAATCCGGGCTCGCGGCCACCATCGAGTGGTACCGGGACCACGAGCAGTGGTGGGCGCCCGCCAAGGACGGCGTCGAAGCGTTCTACGCCTCCAAGGGACAGTGA
- a CDS encoding rhamnan synthesis F family protein — protein MTSGAGAGLGVRVAAPGVFPVGGRRLVVYVVFDRRGDVDDYIPLALSGLREHAARVLVVVNGKLTDQGRAALEPVSDEILVRDNEGFDIWAHKAALDHVGAGLAEFDEVLLTNDTWFGPVRPYGPVFERMGERAVHFWGMTDHAREEPNPFTGKGVLPYHLQSFWIAVRREMFLSEEWASYWRDLPAMPSYFDAVLKHEATFTEHFTDRGYTVDVAFPTAERGFTNASLLAPEELIDAGCPLLRCRPFAEWPPFLDRHSLIGRWTLAKAARAGYPVEVALRHLARNVPPRDLNADAGLFDVLPHVDGSYDPDRPLRTVVTAHIFYEDMTDEMLDLADTLPGPYDLVVTTPTAEKAEAIGSIIADRPTRGEVDVRVVVNDGRDQSAFLIGCRDVLLGGRYDLVVKLHSKKTPQDGFNVGRHFKSQQFENLLASPGYTANVLALFQREPGLGLVYPPMIHIGYPTMGRGWWSNKPGFEKLAAELGIRVPLDDISPLAPYGSMYIARPEALRPLVEREWRYDEFGGAEAYRDGGLAHILERMPSYAAAELGYHTRTVATAEYTSISHTAFEFNFDELSATTPGYSYEQIRFIRRAGYVGQGRARDFLRMYLRLNHPGAEGRILGALEPDRFLGRWARRLRHPGSTVAGALRRWRR, from the coding sequence GTGACGTCGGGAGCAGGTGCCGGTCTGGGTGTCCGGGTGGCTGCGCCGGGTGTTTTCCCGGTGGGTGGTCGTCGTCTTGTGGTGTACGTGGTGTTCGATCGGCGCGGGGATGTGGATGACTACATTCCGTTGGCGTTGTCGGGGTTGCGTGAGCATGCGGCGCGGGTGCTGGTGGTGGTCAACGGGAAGTTGACCGATCAGGGTCGGGCGGCGTTGGAGCCGGTGTCGGACGAGATCCTGGTGCGGGACAACGAGGGCTTCGACATCTGGGCGCACAAGGCGGCGCTGGATCATGTGGGTGCGGGTCTGGCGGAGTTCGATGAGGTTCTGCTGACCAATGACACGTGGTTCGGTCCGGTGCGTCCGTATGGTCCGGTGTTCGAGCGGATGGGGGAGCGTGCGGTTCATTTCTGGGGGATGACCGATCATGCGCGGGAGGAGCCGAATCCGTTCACGGGCAAGGGTGTGCTGCCGTACCACTTGCAGTCGTTCTGGATCGCGGTGCGGCGGGAGATGTTCCTGTCCGAGGAGTGGGCGTCGTACTGGCGGGATCTTCCGGCGATGCCGTCATACTTCGACGCCGTCCTCAAGCACGAGGCGACCTTCACCGAGCACTTCACCGACCGCGGCTACACCGTCGACGTCGCCTTTCCCACGGCAGAGCGCGGCTTCACCAACGCGTCGCTCCTCGCGCCGGAGGAGCTGATCGACGCGGGCTGCCCGCTCCTGCGCTGCCGTCCCTTCGCGGAGTGGCCGCCGTTCCTCGACCGGCATTCCCTGATCGGTCGGTGGACCCTCGCGAAGGCGGCACGTGCCGGGTACCCCGTCGAGGTGGCACTGCGCCACCTCGCCCGCAACGTCCCGCCACGCGATCTCAATGCCGACGCCGGCCTCTTCGATGTCCTTCCGCATGTCGACGGCTCATACGATCCCGATCGCCCGCTGCGCACCGTCGTGACGGCTCACATCTTCTACGAGGACATGACCGACGAGATGCTCGATCTCGCCGACACCCTTCCCGGTCCCTACGATCTGGTCGTGACCACGCCGACCGCCGAGAAGGCGGAGGCTATCGGCAGCATCATCGCCGACCGCCCCACCCGGGGCGAAGTCGATGTCCGGGTGGTCGTCAACGACGGTCGCGACCAGAGCGCTTTTCTCATCGGATGCCGCGACGTGCTGCTCGGCGGCCGATACGACCTCGTGGTCAAGCTGCATTCCAAGAAGACGCCGCAGGACGGGTTCAACGTCGGCCGGCATTTCAAGTCGCAGCAGTTCGAGAATCTGCTCGCGAGCCCCGGCTACACGGCGAACGTCCTCGCGCTCTTCCAGCGCGAGCCGGGCCTGGGGCTCGTCTACCCCCCGATGATCCACATCGGGTATCCGACGATGGGCCGCGGATGGTGGTCCAACAAGCCGGGGTTCGAGAAGCTCGCGGCGGAGCTCGGCATCCGTGTTCCTCTCGACGACATCTCGCCGTTGGCGCCCTACGGCTCCATGTACATCGCACGGCCGGAGGCGCTGCGTCCGCTCGTCGAGCGTGAGTGGCGCTACGACGAGTTCGGCGGAGCCGAGGCCTACCGCGACGGGGGGCTCGCCCACATCCTCGAGCGGATGCCCTCATACGCGGCAGCGGAGCTGGGGTACCACACCCGCACGGTGGCCACCGCCGAGTACACGTCGATCTCGCACACCGCCTTCGAGTTCAACTTCGATGAACTCTCGGCCACCACGCCGGGGTATTCCTACGAGCAGATCCGCTTCATCCGGCGTGCCGGGTACGTCGGGCAAGGGCGCGCGAGGGACTTCCTCCGCATGTACCTTCGCCTCAACCACCCGGGCGCGGAAGGCAGGATCCTCGGCGCTCTGGAGCCGGACAGATTTCTCGGACGCTGGGCGCGACGCCTCCGTCACCCCGGCTCTACTGTCGCAGGTGCCCTGCGGCGATGGCGCCGATGA
- a CDS encoding glycosyltransferase family 2 protein, with protein sequence MPDDAERTAGVVLAYHPTDEIRHNVARLLTQVPHVFVVNNSPDEASRATLDDLDADRVTVLEQDGNVGVAAGFNAGMRAALDAGFDFVWIFDQDSTVADGMLDALHRARARTDVKVGIVGPALRAAETGNVYDADRGQGSAPIEALISSGALFSRALLDEIGLHDEALFIDYVDHDISLRAARAGYTNLKVFDTLLDHRFGDSEPARFLWRKVYLANYSPMRHYYTSRNRVIVVRRFGPGKWFRDDVRYAAKAWIKVLVCERGRPKKVGAFFRGLRDGVAYREV encoded by the coding sequence GTGCCTGACGACGCCGAGCGGACGGCCGGGGTCGTCCTGGCCTACCACCCGACCGATGAGATCCGCCACAACGTCGCTCGGCTGCTCACGCAGGTGCCGCACGTCTTCGTGGTGAACAACTCGCCGGACGAGGCATCCCGAGCAACCCTCGACGATCTCGACGCGGATCGTGTCACGGTCCTGGAGCAGGACGGCAACGTCGGAGTCGCCGCCGGATTCAATGCGGGGATGCGGGCGGCCCTGGATGCCGGGTTCGACTTCGTCTGGATCTTCGACCAGGACAGCACCGTCGCGGACGGCATGCTCGATGCTCTGCACAGGGCTCGGGCGCGGACGGACGTGAAGGTGGGGATCGTCGGACCGGCGCTGCGCGCGGCGGAGACGGGGAACGTCTACGACGCCGACCGGGGGCAGGGCAGCGCGCCGATCGAGGCGCTGATCTCATCCGGCGCCCTCTTCTCACGAGCTCTGCTCGACGAGATCGGCCTGCACGACGAGGCGCTGTTCATCGACTATGTGGACCACGACATCTCGCTGCGGGCGGCCCGCGCGGGCTACACGAACCTCAAGGTGTTCGACACGCTGCTGGACCACAGATTCGGCGACTCCGAGCCGGCCCGCTTCCTGTGGCGCAAGGTGTATCTCGCGAACTACTCGCCGATGCGTCACTACTACACGTCGCGTAACCGCGTGATCGTCGTTCGGCGATTCGGCCCGGGCAAGTGGTTCCGCGATGACGTCCGGTACGCGGCGAAGGCGTGGATCAAGGTGCTCGTCTGCGAACGGGGACGGCCGAAGAAGGTCGGAGCCTTCTTCCGCGGACTGCGCGACGGAGTCGCCTACCGAGAGGTCTGA
- a CDS encoding rhamnan synthesis F family protein, protein MTDARQIVGGRVAAPGVFPVGGRRLVVYVVFDRRGDVDDYIPLALSGLREHAARVLVVVNGKLTDQGRAALEPVSDEILVRDNEGFDIWAHKAALDHVGAGLAEFDEVLLTNDTWFGPVRPYGPVLERMGERAVHFWGMTDHAREEPNPFTGKGVLPYHLQSFWIAVRREMFLSEEWASYWRDLPAMPSYFDAVLKHEATFTEHFTDRGYTVDVAYPGTAYPTEHPALFNPDLLMDDGCPVLKRRPFFHYPPFLDRHAVIGRQNLERVAAHGYPVAVILQNLARNVAPKTLNADAGMLEVLPELDVSYDPGQPFRVGVFVHAASPASLRRVLRRITVIPVAFDLFVSTIEGAPLSEIERVVQEADLPQAGRREVRVTPAERGRDMSAFFIGWRDVLRRGEHDLVIKVHGRTPTKRDVNSERYFRRYQLDNLLCSAGYVANVIGLFQREQGLGLVFPPPMHIGYATPGRGWHTYRDRGIEVTKRLGIRVPLDGVSPLAPLGGMWIARTEALRILIDADWTYDEFMKPPREEAVLSKVLERIVPLAAGESGFHTRTVLTPEHAAISHVALEYKVDQLSSTTPGYPVEQIQYFHRAGWMGAGGAVAMTRMYMNTNHPRTMQVLRPVLSPAGRIARGVVRRGKAVARKVRGIPETRNEQ, encoded by the coding sequence ATGACAGACGCACGCCAGATCGTCGGTGGCCGGGTGGCTGCGCCGGGTGTTTTCCCGGTGGGTGGTCGTCGTCTTGTGGTGTACGTGGTGTTCGATCGGCGCGGGGATGTGGATGACTACATTCCGTTGGCGTTGTCGGGGTTGCGTGAGCATGCGGCGCGGGTGCTGGTGGTGGTCAACGGGAAGTTGACCGATCAGGGTCGGGCGGCGTTGGAGCCGGTGTCGGACGAGATCCTGGTGCGGGACAACGAGGGCTTCGACATCTGGGCGCACAAGGCGGCGCTGGATCATGTGGGTGCGGGTCTGGCGGAGTTCGATGAGGTTCTGCTGACCAATGACACGTGGTTCGGTCCGGTGCGTCCGTATGGTCCGGTGCTCGAGCGGATGGGGGAGCGTGCGGTTCATTTCTGGGGGATGACCGATCATGCGCGGGAGGAGCCGAATCCGTTCACGGGCAAGGGTGTGCTGCCGTACCACTTGCAGTCGTTCTGGATCGCGGTGCGGCGGGAGATGTTCCTGTCCGAGGAGTGGGCGTCGTACTGGCGGGATCTTCCGGCGATGCCGTCATACTTCGACGCCGTCCTCAAGCACGAGGCGACCTTCACCGAGCACTTCACCGACCGCGGCTACACCGTCGACGTCGCCTACCCGGGCACGGCCTACCCGACGGAGCACCCCGCTCTCTTCAATCCCGATCTGCTGATGGATGACGGGTGCCCCGTACTCAAGCGCCGGCCCTTCTTCCACTACCCGCCGTTCCTCGACCGGCATGCCGTGATCGGAAGGCAGAACCTCGAGCGGGTCGCTGCTCACGGATACCCCGTCGCCGTGATCCTGCAGAACCTGGCACGCAACGTCGCGCCCAAGACTCTGAACGCTGACGCCGGGATGCTCGAAGTCCTTCCCGAGCTCGACGTCTCATACGATCCCGGACAGCCTTTCCGTGTCGGTGTCTTCGTGCACGCCGCGTCACCGGCCTCTTTGAGGCGGGTGCTGCGCAGAATAACCGTGATCCCGGTCGCCTTCGACCTCTTCGTGTCCACTATCGAAGGCGCTCCCCTCTCCGAGATCGAACGTGTGGTGCAGGAGGCAGATCTGCCCCAGGCGGGGCGCCGAGAGGTGCGGGTCACCCCTGCCGAGCGCGGTCGCGACATGAGTGCGTTCTTCATCGGCTGGCGCGACGTCCTCCGCCGTGGCGAGCACGATCTGGTCATCAAGGTCCACGGTCGGACGCCCACCAAACGCGACGTGAACTCGGAGCGGTACTTCCGGCGCTACCAGCTGGACAATCTGCTGTGCAGTGCCGGCTATGTCGCCAACGTGATCGGCCTGTTCCAGCGGGAGCAGGGACTCGGCCTCGTGTTCCCTCCGCCGATGCACATCGGTTATGCGACCCCCGGCCGCGGCTGGCACACGTACCGCGACCGCGGTATCGAGGTGACCAAGCGGCTGGGGATCAGGGTTCCGCTCGACGGCGTCTCGCCACTCGCTCCCCTCGGCGGCATGTGGATCGCCCGCACCGAGGCGCTGCGGATCCTCATCGACGCGGACTGGACGTACGACGAGTTCATGAAGCCGCCGCGGGAAGAGGCGGTGCTGAGCAAGGTCCTCGAGCGCATCGTGCCGCTGGCGGCGGGTGAGTCGGGATTCCACACCAGAACGGTCCTCACCCCGGAGCACGCGGCGATCAGCCACGTGGCCCTCGAGTACAAGGTCGATCAGCTGTCCTCGACCACGCCGGGATACCCGGTGGAGCAGATCCAGTATTTCCATCGCGCCGGATGGATGGGGGCCGGGGGCGCCGTCGCCATGACGCGGATGTACATGAACACGAACCATCCGCGCACGATGCAGGTGCTGCGCCCCGTGCTCTCTCCGGCGGGTCGGATCGCGCGAGGCGTCGTCCGTCGGGGCAAGGCGGTGGCCCGCAAGGTGCGGGGAATCCCCGAGACGAGGAACGAGCAGTGA
- a CDS encoding ABC transporter permease — MDTSARFARLAAEPFTVIDDRGPRPRGRGGKIGEILARRELLNLLVRRDLQARYRDSALGFLWTVIRPLIQFLMYFIVLGQFLGAARGIDQFAIYLFSGLTLFAFFSDMVFGATGSIIGNAGLVKKIYLPREIFPLASVGAASFMFLVQLLILVLAALVLGALPPPPQMLWFFPSVGLIVVWGVAIGLLLAALNVYLRDIQYLTEVVMMLAMWGSPIVYSWQMVTDSIANFSLPPWVLEVYAANPITIGVLGFHKAFWNAGTPADYPDNLGLRMVIAGIIGLVFLFISHRAFVRMQGNFAQEL, encoded by the coding sequence TTGGACACTTCTGCACGTTTCGCACGGCTCGCGGCTGAGCCGTTCACCGTCATCGACGACCGCGGTCCCCGGCCGAGGGGCCGCGGCGGCAAGATCGGTGAGATCCTCGCCCGCCGCGAGCTTCTCAACCTCCTCGTCCGTCGCGATCTGCAGGCGCGCTACCGCGACAGCGCGCTCGGCTTCCTCTGGACGGTCATCCGTCCGCTCATCCAGTTCCTGATGTATTTCATCGTCCTCGGCCAGTTCCTGGGCGCTGCGCGAGGCATCGACCAGTTCGCGATCTACCTGTTCTCCGGCCTGACGCTGTTCGCGTTCTTCAGCGACATGGTCTTCGGTGCGACCGGGTCCATCATCGGAAACGCCGGGCTGGTGAAGAAGATCTATCTGCCGCGTGAGATCTTCCCGCTCGCCAGCGTCGGGGCGGCATCCTTCATGTTCCTCGTGCAGCTGCTCATCCTGGTGCTCGCGGCGCTTGTTCTCGGTGCCCTGCCGCCACCTCCGCAGATGCTGTGGTTCTTCCCCTCGGTGGGGCTCATCGTCGTCTGGGGGGTCGCGATCGGGCTTCTGCTGGCGGCCTTGAACGTCTACCTGCGCGACATCCAGTACCTCACCGAGGTCGTCATGATGCTCGCTATGTGGGGCTCACCGATCGTCTACTCCTGGCAGATGGTCACCGACTCCATCGCCAACTTCTCACTGCCCCCGTGGGTGCTCGAGGTCTATGCGGCCAATCCGATCACCATCGGCGTCCTGGGCTTCCACAAGGCGTTCTGGAACGCCGGCACACCCGCCGACTATCCCGACAACCTCGGGCTCCGCATGGTCATCGCCGGCATCATCGGTCTCGTGTTTCTCTTCATCTCCCATCGTGCGTTCGTGCGCATGCAGGGCAACTTCGCACAGGAACTCTGA
- the rfbA gene encoding glucose-1-phosphate thymidylyltransferase RfbA, whose protein sequence is MRGIILAGGTGSRLHPITLGISKQLVPVYDKPMIYYPLSTLILAGIRDILIITTPQDSEQFQRLLGDGSRFGISLTYKTQPSPDGLAQAFILGEDHIGSESAALVLGDNIFYGQGMGTRLRQYTQLRGGVVFGYWVDDPTAYGVVEFDPEGRVVSLEEKPARPKSNYAVPGLYFYDNDVIEIAKNLEPSPRGELEITDVNKAYLERGDLQVELLPRGTAWLDTGTFDSLSEATDFIRTVEKRQGLSIGCPEEVAWRMGFLTDDELRERAEPLVKSGYGAYLLKALAQGSNQPAV, encoded by the coding sequence ATGCGCGGCATCATCCTCGCCGGGGGCACCGGCTCCCGGCTGCACCCGATCACTCTCGGAATCTCCAAGCAGCTGGTCCCGGTTTACGACAAGCCGATGATCTACTACCCGCTGTCCACGCTGATCCTCGCCGGCATCCGGGACATCCTGATCATCACGACCCCTCAGGACTCCGAGCAGTTCCAAAGACTGCTGGGTGACGGCAGCCGTTTCGGGATCTCGCTGACCTACAAGACCCAGCCTTCTCCTGACGGGCTCGCACAGGCCTTCATCCTCGGAGAGGACCACATCGGCTCCGAGTCGGCCGCGCTGGTTCTCGGTGACAACATCTTCTACGGGCAGGGCATGGGCACCCGTCTGCGGCAGTACACGCAGCTTCGGGGGGGCGTCGTCTTCGGGTATTGGGTCGACGATCCCACGGCGTACGGCGTGGTCGAGTTCGACCCGGAGGGCCGCGTGGTCTCACTCGAGGAGAAGCCGGCCCGCCCCAAGAGCAACTACGCCGTGCCAGGGCTCTACTTCTACGACAACGACGTCATCGAGATCGCGAAGAATCTCGAGCCGTCTCCCCGCGGCGAGCTTGAGATCACCGACGTGAACAAGGCCTATCTGGAGCGCGGCGACCTCCAGGTGGAACTGCTTCCCCGGGGAACGGCCTGGCTCGACACCGGCACTTTCGACTCGCTGAGCGAGGCCACCGACTTCATCCGGACCGTCGAGAAGCGGCAGGGTCTGTCGATCGGCTGCCCGGAGGAAGTGGCGTGGCGCATGGGCTTCTTGACCGACGACGAGTTGCGGGAACGGGCGGAACCGCTCGTCAAGAGCGGCTACGGCGCCTACCTCCTCAAGGCACTCGCCCAGGGATCGAACCAGCCCGCGGTCTAG
- a CDS encoding ABC transporter ATP-binding protein has product MDTATPRPDLVRVTDVSKHFIVRKDNNLKDRIVYFGRLGNAHRQDFIAVDQVTLSIQAGTTVGLMGANGSGKSTLLKLIGGIVAPSSGKIETRGRMAALLELGAGFHPDLSGRENVYLNASILGLTRDEIDRQFDAIVAFSGIGDFIETAVKFYSSGMYVRLAFAVAVHTDPDILLVDEVLAVGDEAFQRKCMERIAQFREEGRTIILVSHSAQQVAELCDRGIVLSDGKVVFDGDTNAAIGALRDVLDGRRVGEIPAEGTMHPIQVKRIELLDADGEPTRSVAAGAPLTIRVHVDSLRPIERWELGFSIDTPLGHMALASNTEVLGVRLAPISGPVQVDLRIEEVYLGPGQYYVNANAAGVSEESSHGLMQGALFTVTSEHPTFGTVAAAVSVAAAGSGDRA; this is encoded by the coding sequence ATGGACACGGCAACCCCTCGCCCCGACCTCGTGCGCGTCACCGACGTCAGCAAGCACTTCATCGTCCGCAAGGACAACAACCTCAAAGACCGCATCGTCTACTTCGGCCGTTTGGGGAACGCCCATCGGCAGGACTTCATCGCCGTCGACCAGGTCACGTTGTCGATCCAGGCAGGCACGACTGTCGGTCTCATGGGCGCCAACGGGTCCGGCAAGAGCACGCTTCTGAAGCTCATCGGCGGCATCGTCGCGCCCTCGTCGGGGAAGATCGAGACCCGCGGTCGCATGGCGGCACTCCTCGAACTCGGCGCCGGGTTCCATCCCGACCTCAGCGGTCGCGAGAACGTCTATCTGAATGCCTCGATCCTCGGTCTCACTCGGGACGAGATCGATCGGCAGTTCGATGCGATCGTCGCCTTCAGCGGCATCGGCGACTTCATCGAGACCGCCGTGAAGTTCTACTCGTCCGGCATGTACGTCCGACTCGCGTTCGCGGTCGCGGTGCACACGGACCCCGACATCCTCCTCGTCGACGAGGTGCTTGCGGTCGGTGACGAGGCGTTCCAGCGCAAGTGCATGGAGCGGATCGCCCAGTTCCGCGAAGAGGGCCGCACGATCATCCTCGTGAGCCACTCCGCGCAGCAGGTGGCCGAGCTCTGCGACCGGGGGATCGTGCTCAGCGACGGCAAGGTGGTGTTCGACGGCGACACCAACGCCGCGATCGGCGCACTGCGCGACGTGCTCGACGGCCGGCGGGTCGGGGAGATCCCGGCCGAGGGCACGATGCACCCGATCCAGGTCAAGCGGATCGAGCTCCTGGATGCGGACGGCGAGCCGACGCGCAGCGTTGCTGCGGGAGCACCCCTCACCATCCGCGTGCACGTGGACTCGCTCCGGCCGATCGAGCGGTGGGAGCTCGGGTTCAGCATCGACACGCCCCTCGGCCACATGGCCCTGGCCAGCAACACCGAGGTGCTGGGTGTGCGCCTGGCACCCATCTCGGGTCCCGTGCAGGTCGACCTGCGGATCGAAGAGGTGTACCTCGGCCCCGGGCAGTACTACGTCAACGCCAACGCGGCCGGCGTGAGCGAAGAGAGCAGCCACGGCCTCATGCAGGGCGCGCTGTTCACCGTCACGAGCGAGCACCCGACGTTCGGGACCGTCGCTGCCGCCGTCTCGGTGGCCGCCGCGGGCAGCGGTGACCGTGCCTGA
- a CDS encoding bifunctional dTDP-4-dehydrorhamnose 3,5-epimerase family protein/NAD(P)-dependent oxidoreductase: protein MTLVGGAVSGFGKPLTRIETPIPGLVVFELPVHGDTRGWFKENWQREKMVAAGLPDFGPVQNNISFNDAVGTTRGIHAEPWDKWVSTASGRIFGAWVDLREGPSFGAVFTTELDPSRAIFVPRGVGNSYQTLEPDTAYAYLVNDHWSPDAAYSFLNLADETVAIEWPIPLEQVEVSAKDREHPRLADVTRILPKKTLVVGAGGQLGRALQEEFGEAGHLEYASRAELDLAQADLAGARRWRDYGVIVNAGAYTAVDLAETPDGRQDAWAANVTGVAALARIAAANGIVLVHVSSDYVYDGTLDRPYREDDALCPLGVYGQTKAAGDAIVSTVPRHYIIRTSWVIGDGKNFVRTMASLAERGVDPAVVDDQVGRLTFTAEIARGIRHLLDSEAEYGTYNLTGSGEPTSWADIARQVFELGGHDPARVKGVTTDEYFASATGPVAPRPRNSVLDLAKIEAAGFTSETASESLSRYLAASSA from the coding sequence GTGACCTTGGTCGGCGGCGCAGTGAGCGGGTTCGGAAAGCCGCTCACCCGGATCGAGACCCCGATTCCGGGTCTCGTGGTGTTCGAACTGCCCGTGCACGGAGACACGCGCGGCTGGTTCAAGGAGAACTGGCAGCGCGAGAAGATGGTCGCTGCCGGCCTCCCGGACTTCGGGCCGGTTCAGAACAACATCTCGTTCAACGACGCCGTCGGCACGACCCGCGGCATTCATGCGGAGCCGTGGGACAAGTGGGTCTCCACCGCGAGCGGGCGGATCTTCGGCGCGTGGGTGGACCTCCGCGAAGGACCCTCGTTCGGTGCTGTGTTCACGACGGAGCTCGACCCGTCGCGGGCGATCTTCGTCCCGCGCGGCGTCGGCAATTCGTACCAGACCCTCGAACCCGACACGGCCTACGCGTATCTCGTCAACGACCACTGGTCGCCCGACGCCGCCTATAGTTTCCTGAACCTCGCCGACGAGACGGTCGCCATCGAGTGGCCGATCCCGCTGGAGCAGGTGGAGGTCTCAGCCAAGGATCGTGAGCACCCTCGTCTCGCGGACGTCACTCGCATCCTTCCGAAGAAGACGCTCGTGGTCGGCGCGGGCGGTCAGCTCGGCCGTGCCCTGCAGGAGGAGTTCGGCGAGGCCGGGCACCTCGAGTACGCGAGTCGCGCGGAGCTGGACCTCGCGCAGGCGGATCTCGCGGGCGCTCGCCGCTGGCGCGATTACGGCGTCATCGTGAACGCGGGCGCCTACACCGCGGTCGACCTCGCGGAGACTCCGGACGGCCGACAGGATGCGTGGGCCGCCAACGTGACCGGGGTGGCCGCACTGGCCCGCATCGCAGCGGCGAACGGGATCGTGCTGGTCCACGTCTCCAGCGACTACGTGTACGACGGCACTCTTGATCGGCCATATCGCGAGGACGACGCCCTCTGCCCGCTCGGCGTGTACGGACAGACGAAGGCGGCAGGGGACGCGATCGTCTCCACCGTTCCGCGTCACTACATCATTCGGACGTCGTGGGTGATCGGTGACGGCAAGAACTTCGTCCGCACGATGGCCTCCCTCGCGGAGCGAGGCGTCGATCCCGCCGTGGTGGACGATCAGGTGGGCCGGCTGACCTTCACGGCGGAGATCGCCCGAGGCATCCGTCATCTGCTCGATTCCGAGGCTGAGTACGGAACCTACAACCTCACCGGCTCGGGCGAGCCCACGTCGTGGGCGGACATTGCCCGACAGGTGTTCGAGCTCGGCGGCCACGACCCGGCCCGGGTCAAGGGTGTGACGACCGACGAGTATTTCGCGAGCGCGACCGGCCCCGTCGCGCCGCGGCCACGCAACAGCGTCCTGGACCTCGCCAAGATCGAAGCCGCGGGCTTCACGTCCGAGACGGCATCCGAGTCGCTGTCGCGATACCTCGCCGCGTCATCTGCGTGA